The following are encoded in a window of Apis mellifera strain DH4 linkage group LG10, Amel_HAv3.1, whole genome shotgun sequence genomic DNA:
- the LOC410187 gene encoding esterase E4: MCRRMIIVIFLFYVLTIVTSYNLKRQKRIVGGRTAAPPPVDDPIVYVTQNERQARIYGTRDPNKGFYVFRGIRFGLPPIGRYRFQRPRLLHLKGEINATQWGSPCPQPNNINGQKIEGSEDCLFLNVFTPMLPDSSDGYPVLIWIHGGGFRRGSACQYDMRNLIKKKLVVVSIQYRLGSLGFLSLGTKELPGNNGIFDMMLAVKWVKNYIQYFGGNPKKIIAFGHGTGASAAFMLALSKLSKNNFSGLIAMSGSILSHFAFDKNPASTAQYIASNNGCPTNNTIEMIRCLQEIPVDKLIQVDSNLETVRSAVQGFISSLSTLLGPGPVIEGNDDGRFLPNFITNTPENTLKIGDFPSVPLLIGVMNNEVGGAIFGDYKSEIENKLRTIPNFVNEHFIPTLQSTVSNFGNISRFTPQAFNKYFNIFNTRNNSAQIAKIAEAMGDSLYNVPAFLTANHWAKKSESFLYSFDHKKTRKCGRTFLSELPIVKAKHASDDIISHGDDLGYIFKENSIFGEPSQCIEELNEENERVENIFTNLIAEFAKSGKPDIRFSSQNNTLLPNMLPKFSDEINPFISITSTPRIMEQFRYCEMGMWTGLEKRLQSTSCNFLKSIVDIVDNTEKVNKTVQNYLKNEAKNMSINNLIKIKKYTSITF, translated from the exons ATGTGTAGACGTatgattattgtaatttttttattttatgtattaacgATAGTtacatcatataatttaaaaagacaaaaaagaattgttgGTGGTAGAACAGCTGCACCACCTCCTGTAGATGATCCCATTGTTTATGTGACGCAAAATGAAAGACAAGCACGTATTTATGGTACCCGAGATCCAAATAAAGGATTTTATGTATTTCGTGGTATTCGATTTGGACTTCCTCCAATAGGTCGTTATCGATTTCAA agacCTAGACTTTTACATTTGAAAGGTGAAATTAATGCTACACAATGGGGATCTCCTTGTCCACaaccaaataatattaacggCCAAAAAATCGAGGGAAGCGAAGATTGTCTTTTCTTGAACGTATTTACACCTATGCTCCCGGATTCCAGTGATGGATATCCGGTATTAATTTGGATCCATGGGGGTGGTTTTAGAAGAGGTTCTGCTTGTCAGTATGACATGaggaatctaattaaaaaaaaattagtagtTGTGTCTATCCAATATAGATTGGGTTCACttg GATTTTTAAGTCTTGGCACAAAGGAATTACCAGGTAATAATGGTATATTCGACATGATGTTGGCGGTTAAATGGGtgaaaaattacattcaatATTTCGGTGGAAAtccgaaaaaaattatagcatTTGGTCATGGTACAGGAGCTAGTGCTGCTTTTATGCTTGCATTATccaaattatcaaaaa ataattttagcGGGTTGATTGCTATGTCAGGTTCAATTTTATCTCACTTTGCATTTGACAAAAATCCTGCGTCCACAGCACAATATATCGCTTCAAATAACGGATGTCCTACGAACAATACAATTGAGATGATTCGTTGCCTTCAAGAAATACCGgttgataaattgatacaaGTTGATTCTAACTTAGAAACTGTACGCTCTGCAGTTCAAGGTTTCATATCTAGTTTGTCAACTTTACTAGGCCCTGGTCCTGTGATTGAAGGAAACGATGATGGAAG atttctTCCTAATTTTATCACCAACACACCggaaaatactttaaaaatcgGAGATTTTCCATCAGTACCATTATTGATCGGTGTTATGAATAATGAAGTAGGAGGAGCAATCTTTGGAGATTACAAatctgaaattgaaaataaattacgtaCCATTCCAAACTTTGTAAACGAGCATTTTATACCAACGTTGCAAAGCACAGTttcaaattttggaaatatatccCGTTTTACACCTCaagcttttaataaatattttaatatctttaacacTAGAAATAACTCTGctcaaattgcaaaaatagcGGAGGCCATGGGAGATTCTCTGTATAACGTTCCAGCTTTTCTTACAGCAAATCATTGGGCTAAAAAATCCGAATCGTTTTTATACAGTTTTGATCATAAGAAAACTCGAAAATGTGGTAGAACTTTTTTATCAGAATTACCTATAGTGAAAGCAAAACATGCTTCAGACG atATAATAAGTCACGGCGATGATCTTGGATACATTTTCAAGGAAAATAGTATTTTTGGCGAACCATCACAATGCATCGAAGaattaaacgaagaaaatgaacgcgtagaaaatattttcacaaatttaataGCTGAATTTGCTAAGAGTGGAAAACCTGATATAAGGTTTTCATCTCAAAATAATACTTTACTTCCAAACATGCTTCCAAAGTTTTCCGATGAAATCAATCCATTCATTAGTATTACTTCAACACCTCGCATAATGGAACAATTCAG atACTGTGAAATGGGTATGTGGACGGGTCTTGAGAAACGATTACAATCTACCTCGTGTAATTTTCTCAAAAGTATCGTGGATATTGTGGACAATActgaaaaagtaaataaaactgttcaaaattatttgaaaaacgaGGCAAAAAATATgagtatcaataatttaattaagattaaaaaatatacctcaataacattttaa
- the LOC100577127 gene encoding proline-, glutamic acid- and leucine-rich protein 1: MDLINFFDQNSKEYNEFLQYLINFSGDIPFNIEEIDKIQNIIISTINTYLNQSQSRYSGLIILDKILSQCSKDIFSKYCILWISKSMQVLESIHSTLQELSISCKVLGSLIIRSKDIPEIQKQVSTQIVKQFINIINNLNSEKNCGPIYYLIAVLLHQYPEVCERFQISIKKIILLQIDSSQKNLVNASARCYALLAKATERSFKPSVSKSNYTCWTYNQALICNSLHVIMDELFSNLIELENVNISDKLDLPNISEENIIQFYFKQKQRFLNLCSYLSYMLCGLGTKNSVLPHEILKVLCRGLAIQPSNIKNQNSVKEQILYLILPELHIALFHVLDSLINGFKEQLIPFGLTILQLFLQTLQWTENVLVNQITINGNKPFRNVRISVYKCLNSWLMNTNSLSGIETIADEYLLSILKDIVPEKDRILLTIQKTQNLSKRALKRLRDSQYEKGIYLNNGIASDKEHYLDIDTCKIALDILQNIFFSSGIFLKQTFFKTVQNIVISLLYDCYLSNTEQKFYKEYPDCRLLLLRVLRASQMNPHSLMPLPTQYSLEIFEMALNDNNLNIIQEAKIALAELEKIIHPYAPPIQLTQVEIIQKEFVSDDQIVQEHNVIIEDETSSNIETVLNKSIEPSSNKRLKITNSDKSEIINNIQNKIDIVQTNQDPLEERDDTVEERDDTVEERDNTVEERMTITIQNENIIEHEQVIQICKKSANKTSVSNEINIDTSDSISSSNIMKQTDNRTDESMDITENIDPSPENNTSEVNQINSELEKGEEEILQLFQDIPKN, encoded by the exons atggatttaattaatttttttgatcaaaattcaaaagagtataatgaatttttacaatatttaataaatttcagtgGAGATATACCATTCAACATAGAAgag attgataaaatacaaaatattattatatccactataaatacttatttaaatcaatcacAATCTCGATATAgtggtttaataattttggataaaattttatcgcaatgttcgaaagatattttttcgaaatattgcaTACTATGGATATCAAAAAGTATGCAAGTATTAGAAAGTATTCATAGTACTTTACAAGAATTATCTATTTCTTGTAAAGTTCTTGGCTCTTTAATAATCCGGTCAAAAGATATTCCTGAAATACAAAAACAAGTATCCACACAAATtgtgaaacaatttattaatataattaataatttgaattcagagaaaaattgtggtccaatatattatttaattgctgTATTATTACATCAATATCCTGAAGTTTGTGAACGTTTTCAg atatctataaaaaagattatattattacaaattgattcttcccaaaaaaatttagttaatGCAAGTGCAAGATGTTATGCTCTTTTGGCAAAAGCAACAGAGCGTTCATTTAAACCTTCagtttcaaaatcaaattatacttGTTGGACATATAACCAAGCACTTATTTGTAATAGTTTACACGTAATAAtggatgaattattttctaatttaatagaattagaaaatgtaaatatctcGGATAAATTAGACTTGCCCAATATATCtgaggaaaatattattcaattttattttaaacaaaaacaaagatttttaaatttatgttcttACTTATCATATATGTTATG tgGATTGGGCACAAAAAATTCAGTATTACCACAtgagattttaaaagttttatgtaGAGGTTTAGCAATACAACCATCAAACATAAAGAATCAAAATTCTGTtaaagaacaaattttatatctaattttaccAGAATTACATATCGCACTATTCCATGTTTtggattcattaataaatgg atttaaggAACAATTAATACCATTTGGtttaacaatattacaattatttcttcaaacaTTGCAATGGACTGAAAATGTTTTAGTAaatcaaataacaattaatggaAACAAACCATTTAGAAATGTAAGGATATCTGTTTATAAATGTCTTAACTCTTGGTTAATGAATACTAATTCATTATCAGGTATAGAAACTATTGCAGATGAATATCttctatctatattaaaagatatagtacCAGAAAAAGATCGTATTTTACTAACT ATTCAAAAGACacaaaatttgtcaaaaagaGCTTTAAAACGTTTGCGAGATAGTCAATATGAGaaaggaatatatttaaataatggaattGCTTCTGATAAAGAACATTATCTAGATATAGATACATGTAAAATCGCTCTtgatatattgcaaaatatatttttcagtagcggaatttttttaaaacaaacattctttaaa ACAGTACAAAACAttgtaatatctttattatatgacTGTTATTTGAGCAATAccgaacaaaaattttataaagaatatcctGATTGTCGTCTCTTATTGCTTAGAGTTTTAAGAGCTTCACAAATGAATCCACATTCTTTAATGCCTTTACCTACGCAATattctttagaaatatttgaaatggcattaaatgataataatttaaatatcattcaagAAGCTAAAATAGCATTGGCAGAACTTGAGAAAATCATACATCCTTATGCTCCACCTATCCAACTAACTCAAGTAGA aataatacaaAAGGAATTTGTTTCTGATGATCAAATTGTGCAAGAACATAACGTAATAATAGAAGATGAAACTTCTTCTAACATTGAAACTGTactaaataaaagtatagaaCCGTCatcaaataaaagattaaaaatcacaaattctgataaaagtgaaataataaacaacattcaaaataaaatagatatagtaCAAACAAATCAAGATCCTTTAGAAGAACGAGATGATACAGTGGAAGAACGAGATGATACAGTGGAAGAACGAGATAATACAGTGGAAGAACGAATGACAATCacaatacaaaatgaaaatattatagaacatGAACAAGTTAtacaaatttgcaaaaaatcaGCAAACAAAACTTCAGtgtcaaatgaaattaatatagatactTCAGATTCAATATCCTCATCGAACATCATGAAACAAACTGACAATAGAACCGATGAAAGTATGGATATAACAGAAAATATTGATCCTAGTCCAGAAAATAATACATCTGaagtaaatcaaataaattcagaattagaaaaaggagaagaagaaatattacaattgtttCAGGATATAccaaaaaattag